The following proteins come from a genomic window of Salvia hispanica cultivar TCC Black 2014 chromosome 4, UniMelb_Shisp_WGS_1.0, whole genome shotgun sequence:
- the LOC125217887 gene encoding uncharacterized protein LOC125217887 isoform X1, whose protein sequence is MVVPLLLEQKRILVSPIFFDKAVNNQEYCTNGKSKSQAKCRPSIHNPDCEAGKSSTRIERRKDPASSNFAFQEEPSKTLNNSISTAGDKINSEEENEDSQLHTSIVCSSPPEDACLISEREKLKETDEYKRAMEEEWASRQQALQIQAEDAQRERRLRKRIKAESMRMLDMERRRAALGGNAEYKEEG, encoded by the exons ATGGTGGTTCCTCTCCTGTTAGAGCAGAAAAGGATTTTGGTTTCGCccattttttttgataaagcTGTAAACAATCAAGAATACTGTACAAATGGAAAATCTAAATCTCAAGCAAAATGTCGTCCTTCAATCCATAACCCGGATTGTGAGGCAGGAAAATCCAGCACTCGCATTGAAAGAAGGAAAGATCCAGCTTCATCTAACTTTGCTTTCCAGGAGGAGCCAAGTAAGACATTGAATAATTCTATATCTACTGCTGGGGACAAGATAAATTCTGAAGAGGAGAATGAAGATAGTCAGCTGCACACAAGTATCGTATGCAGTTCGCCTCCTGAGGATGCCTGTTTAATTAGTGAACGTGAAAAGCTCAAGGAAACAGATGAATATAAAAGGGCGATGGAGGAAGAATGGGCTTCCAGACAGCAAGCACTGCAGATCCAG GCTGAAGATGCACAACGTGAGCGGCGATTGCGGAAGAGAATAAAAGCTGAAAGCATGCGTATGTTGGATATGGAAAGAAGACGAGCAGCGCTTGGAGGAAATGCGGAGTATAAAGAAGAAG gATGA
- the LOC125217887 gene encoding uncharacterized protein LOC125217887 isoform X2: MFTMFNQEEPSKTLNNSISTAGDKINSEEENEDSQLHTSIVCSSPPEDACLISEREKLKETDEYKRAMEEEWASRQQALQIQAEDAQRERRLRKRIKAESMRMLDMERRRAALGGNAEYKEEG, from the exons ATGTTCACAATGTTCAATCAG GAGGAGCCAAGTAAGACATTGAATAATTCTATATCTACTGCTGGGGACAAGATAAATTCTGAAGAGGAGAATGAAGATAGTCAGCTGCACACAAGTATCGTATGCAGTTCGCCTCCTGAGGATGCCTGTTTAATTAGTGAACGTGAAAAGCTCAAGGAAACAGATGAATATAAAAGGGCGATGGAGGAAGAATGGGCTTCCAGACAGCAAGCACTGCAGATCCAG GCTGAAGATGCACAACGTGAGCGGCGATTGCGGAAGAGAATAAAAGCTGAAAGCATGCGTATGTTGGATATGGAAAGAAGACGAGCAGCGCTTGGAGGAAATGCGGAGTATAAAGAAGAAG gATGA
- the LOC125217886 gene encoding cytochrome P450 CYP749A22-like → MIHLLAMCLSLFVLVIPSIILYKLCWIPLRLQRLVEIQGIRGPPYRFFHGTTKEIIKMKQQTNDAVDMSLLDHDIFPIIQPHFYSWIKVYGTNFLHWIGTEPELVITEPELIKEILSNKDGTFKKIKGRGYFKKLFGRGLVVAEGEKWSKLRKLSNHAFHGDCLKDMVPGMTACVESMLEKWRTQHCNEIEVCSEFKQLSSDVISRTAFGSSYMEGRKIFDMLSKLGLLIFRNRLKITVFSKFIKTQDDMEADKTEQLLHDSIMEIVKKRQFEVQSGKADSFGSDFLGSLLKGHHDNDPKSQISAAEIIDECKTFYFAGQETTFSLLTWTTFLLAIHTEWQETAREEVLQLFSQQNPNSDGLSRLKTVNMILYETLRLYNPVTSILRRIDSRVKLGKYEFPANVKVAIPPLAIHRNPDIWGRDAHLFKPERFSQGMAKATNGNPTAFLGFGYGPRACVGLNFAMTEAKIALSMILQRYKFTLSSDYVHSPSIYISVKPQRGVGILLQSLA, encoded by the exons ATGATTCACCTTTTAGCTATGTGTTTGTCACTTTTTGTGTTGGTAATTCCTTCAATAATCCTTTACAAATTATGCTGGATTCCTCTTCGTCTTCAACGTTTGGTGGAGATTCAAGGAATCAGAGGCCCTCCTTACAGATTCTTCCATGGCACCACCAAGGAGATAATAAAGATGAAGCAGCAAACAAATGATGCTGTTGATATGTCCTTACTAGATCATGATATTTTTCCAATAATCCAGCCTCATTTCTACTCTTGGATTAAAGTTTATG GAACCAATTTCCTTCATTGGATTGGCACTGAGCCTGAACTTGTTATTACTGAGCCTGAGCTGATCAAAGAAATCCTCAGCAACAAAGATggtacatttaaaaaaattaagggcAGAGGTTactttaagaaattgtttggaAGAGGGCTTGTTGTGGCAGAAGGTGAAAAATGGTCTAAGCTTAGGAAATTGTCTAATCATGCTTTCCATGGAGACTGTCTCAAG GACATGGTGCCAGGAATGACTGCTTGTGTTGAGAGCATGCTTGAGAAATGGAGGACTCAACATTGCAATGAAATCGAGGTCTGCAGCGAATTCAAGCAGCTTAGCTCTGATGTAATTTCGAGGACGGCCTTTGGAAGTAGCTATATGGAAGggagaaaaatatttgatatgcTGTCAAAGCTTGGTTTATTGATTTTCAGAAATAGGCTTAAGATCACAGTTTTcagtaaatttataaaaacacaGGATGACATGGAAGCAGACAAAACCGAGCAATTGCTTCATGATTCTATCATGGAAATAGTAAAGAAGAGACAGTTTGAAGTTCAAAGTGGCAAAGCAGACAGTTTCGGTAGTGATTTTCTGGGATCGCTCCTAAAAGGTCACCACGACAATGATCCTAAGAGCCAGATATCAGCAGCTGAGATCATCGATGAAtgtaaaacattttattttgctgGACAAGAAACAACTTTCAGCTTACTGACATGGACCACATTTCTCCTTGCAATCCACACTGAGTGGCAAGAGACAGCCAGGGAAGAAGTGTTACAGCTTTTCAGTCAACAAAATCCCAACTCCGATGGCCTTTCCAGACTAAAGACT GTTAACATGATATTATATGAAACACTGAGGCTATACAACCCTGTCACTAGTATTCTAAGGAGAATAGACAGCAGAGTGAAGTTGGGAAAATACGAGTTTCCTGCAAATGTGAAGGTGGCAATCCCGCCTCTAGCCATTCACCGGAATCCTGACATATGGGGTAGAGACGCTCACCTTTTCAAACCGGAGAGATTTTCTCAAGGGATGGCTAAGGCAACCAATGGCAACCCCACGGCCTTCCTGGGATTCGGGTATGGACCACGGGCATGTGTTGGCCTCAACTTTGCGATGACAGAGGCAAAGATAGCACTCTCAATGATCCTTCAACGCTACAAATTCACACTCTCGTCCGACTATGTTCACTCTCCTAGCATATACATTAGTGTTAAGCCTCAGCGCGGAGTTGGGATCTTGCTTCAGTCGCTTGCTTGA
- the LOC125222967 gene encoding cytochrome P450 CYP749A22-like: MIPLLAMAVSLFVLIIPSIILYKLCWIPLRLQRLMESQGIRGPPYKFLHGTTKEIIKMKQQTKDAATMDISHDIFPIIQPHLYSWIKLYGNNFLHWDGTQPEIVVTEPELIKEILSNKEGAYPKTTAKGYIKKLLGDGLLVAEGEKWSKLRKLSNHAFHGDCLKEMVPAMIACAETMLEKRRSYHGKEIEVCGEFRLLSSDVISRTAFGSSYLEGRKIFDMLSNLGVLISRNVFKIRLFGIGRCIRTRDDIEADKTEQLLHDSIMEIVKKRQFEVRSGKADSFGSDFLGSLLKGHHDTDPKSQISAAEIIDECKTFYFTGQETTFSLLSWTTFLLAIHTDWQERAREEVLQLFGQQNPNSDGLSRLKTVNMILYETLRLYTPVTSIIRRIGSRVKLGKYEFPANMKVSIPPLAIHRNPDIWGQDAHLFKPERFSEGMAKATNGNPMAFLGFGYGPRTCVGLNLAISEAKIALSMILQRYKFTLSPEYVHSPLIVLTAHPQHGVGILLQPL; this comes from the exons ATGATTCCCCTTTTAGCTATGGCTGTATCcctttttgtgttgataattccTTCAATCATCTTGTACAAATTATGTTGGATTCCTCTTCGTCTTCAACGTTTGATGGAATCTCAAGGAATCAGAGGCCCTCCTTACAAATTCCTCCATGGCACCACCAAAGAGATCATCAAGATGAAGCAGCAAACAAAAGATGCAGCTACTATGGACATATCTCATGATATATTTCCAATAATTCAGCCTCATTTgtattcttggattaaattatatg GAAATAATTTTCTTCACTGGGATGGCACTCAACCTGAAATTGTTGTTACTGAGCCAGAGTTGATCAAAGAAATCCTTAGCAATAAAGAAGGTGCATATCCCAAAACCACAGCAAAAGGCTACATCAAGAAATTGTTAGGAGATGGACTTCTTGTGGCAGAAGGTGAAAAATGGTCTAAGCTTAGGAAATTGTCTAATCATGCTTTCCATGGTGACTGCCTCAAG GAGATGGTACCTGCCATGATTGCTTGTGCTGAAACCATGCTTGAGAAACGGAGAAGTTACCATGGCAAAGAAATCGAGGTGTGCGGTGAATTCAGGCTTCTTAGCTCAGATGTGATTTCTAGAACAGCTTTCGGAAGTAGCTATTTGGAAGGGAGAAAGATATTTGATATGTTGTCCAATCTTGGTGTCTTGATTTCCAGAAATGTGTTCAAGATCAGACTTTTTGGCATTGG AAGATGTATAAGAACACGGGATGACATCGAAGCAGACAAGACCGAGCAGTTGCTTCATGATTCTATCATGGAAATAGTAAAGAAGAGACAGTTTGAGGTTCGAAGTGGCAAAGCAGACAGTTTTGGTAGTGATTTTCTAGGATCGCTTTTAAAAGGACACCACGACACAGATCCGAAGAGCCAGATATCAGCAGCTGAGATCATCGATGAATGTAAAACCTTCTATTTTACTGGACAAGAAACAACATTCAGTTTACTATCATGGACCACATTTCTCCTAGCAATCCACACTGACTGGCAAGAGAGAGCCCGGGAAGAAGTGTTACAGCTTTTCGGTCAACAAAATCCCAACTCAGATGGCCTTTCCAGATTAAAAACT GTTAACATGATATTATACGAAACACTGAGGCTATACACCCCGGTCACTAGTATTATAAGAAGAATAGGCAGCAGAGTTAAGTTGGGAAAATACGAGTTTCCTGCAAATATGAAAGTTTCTATTCCGCCTCTAGCTATCCACCGGAATCCTGACATATGGGGTCAAGACGCTCACCTTTTCAAACCGGAAAGATTTTCTGAAGGGATGGCTAAGGCGACGAATGGTAACCCCATGGCCTTCCTAGGATTTGGGTATGGACCGCGAACTTGTGTGGGCCTCAATTTGGCTATCAGTGAGGCAAAGATAGCGCTCTCGATGATCCTCCAACGCTACAAGTTCACACTCTCACCAGAGTATGTTCACTCGCCTTTGATAGTCCTCACTGCTCACCCGCAGCACGGAGTTGGGATCTTGCTTCAGCCGCTTTAA